A genome region from Blautia coccoides includes the following:
- a CDS encoding nucleoside kinase — MSDRNIAVKILGKTKEYPYGTPYAKIVEEYEGTTRYPIVLVMKNGKLCELHKKLKKPGTLEFVTTADEIGHKTYKRSASLLVLKAVYHVAGHENIKKAVLHYSVSSGYYFTIDGNVTVDEEFLAEVKRYMLQLVEEKIPILKRSVSTDEAIEIFHNHGMYDKEKLFRYRRVSRVNIYSLDDFEDYFYGFMVNHTGYLKYFDLYPYDEGFVLQLPEQKDPESVPPFCPQPKIFQVQKESGRWGEMMQTDTVGDLNGQVTQQGANELILIAEALQEGKISKIADQIVAAGDKKFIMIAGPSSSGKTTFSHRLSIQLSAHGLHPHPIAVDNYFLNREQTPLDEHGNYNFECLEAIDIRQFNEDMNALLRGERVELPSFNFKIGQREYKGDHLQLGAEDILVIEGIHGLNDRLSENLPKESKFKIYVSALTQINIDEHNRIPTTDGRLIRRIVRDARTRGTSAKHTIAMWNSVRRGEEQYIFPNQESADVMFNSALIYELAVLKMYAEPLLFGITPEEPEYNEAKRILKFLDYFVGMPADAVPHNSILREFIGGGCFDV; from the coding sequence ATGAGCGACAGAAATATAGCGGTGAAGATTCTGGGAAAGACAAAAGAATATCCGTACGGTACTCCATACGCAAAGATCGTGGAGGAATATGAGGGGACAACCCGATACCCCATTGTGCTGGTGATGAAAAACGGCAAGCTCTGTGAGCTGCATAAAAAGCTGAAAAAACCGGGTACTCTGGAGTTTGTGACCACTGCAGATGAGATCGGGCATAAGACATACAAGAGAAGTGCCTCTCTGCTGGTTCTGAAGGCTGTCTATCATGTGGCAGGCCATGAGAATATAAAGAAGGCTGTTCTTCATTATTCTGTCAGCTCAGGATATTATTTTACCATTGACGGAAATGTAACGGTAGATGAGGAATTTTTGGCTGAGGTCAAGAGATACATGCTGCAGCTTGTGGAGGAAAAGATACCGATCCTGAAGCGGAGCGTAAGCACGGACGAGGCGATTGAGATATTCCACAACCATGGTATGTATGACAAGGAGAAGCTGTTCCGCTACCGCAGGGTATCCAGGGTGAATATTTACAGCCTGGATGATTTTGAGGATTATTTTTACGGCTTTATGGTAAATCACACAGGATATCTCAAATATTTTGACCTGTATCCCTATGACGAGGGTTTTGTACTTCAGCTCCCGGAACAGAAAGATCCGGAGAGCGTGCCGCCGTTTTGTCCGCAGCCGAAAATATTCCAAGTACAGAAGGAATCCGGTCGCTGGGGAGAAATGATGCAGACGGACACGGTAGGCGACTTGAACGGTCAGGTGACACAGCAGGGGGCCAATGAACTGATCCTCATTGCCGAGGCGCTGCAGGAGGGCAAGATATCCAAGATAGCAGACCAGATCGTGGCGGCAGGTGATAAGAAATTTATTATGATAGCAGGGCCGTCCTCCTCGGGGAAGACCACATTTTCCCACAGGCTCTCCATTCAGCTCTCAGCACACGGACTTCATCCCCATCCCATCGCTGTGGACAATTATTTCCTGAACAGGGAGCAGACACCTTTAGACGAACACGGGAATTATAATTTTGAATGCCTGGAGGCTATTGATATCAGGCAGTTTAATGAGGATATGAACGCCCTTCTGCGCGGGGAACGGGTGGAACTGCCGTCCTTTAATTTTAAAATCGGCCAGAGGGAATATAAGGGGGATCATCTGCAATTGGGAGCAGAGGATATCCTGGTGATCGAGGGTATCCATGGGCTGAACGACAGACTCAGCGAGAACCTGCCAAAGGAGAGTAAGTTCAAAATCTATGTGAGCGCCCTGACGCAGATCAATATTGATGAGCACAACAGGATTCCCACCACAGACGGCAGGCTCATCAGACGGATCGTCAGAGATGCCAGGACCAGGGGAACCTCAGCAAAGCACACCATTGCCATGTGGAACTCGGTGAGAAGAGGGGAGGAGCAGTACATCTTTCCCAATCAGGAGTCAGCGGATGTGATGTTCAACTCAGCTCTGATCTATGAGCTGGCCGTGCTGAAAATGTATGCAGAGCCTCTGCTCTTTGGGATCACGCCGGAGGAGCCGGAGTACAATGAGGCAAAGCGTATCCTGAAATTCCTGGATTACTTTGTGGGAATGCCCGCTGATGCTGTTCCCCATAATTCCATACTTCGGGAATTCATCGGCGGAGGATGTTTTGATGTCTGA
- a CDS encoding Nif3-like dinuclear metal center hexameric protein, protein MKCKDIIEILEREYNPSFAESWDNVGLLAGDREREVKRVFLALDVTDETLKAAIDFKADMMITHHPLIFSGMKRVVAEDFIGRRIIGLISSHISYYAMHTNFDILGMADLSGDFLRLSDREVLEVTFEEGDRREGIGRIGSLPKEMTLRECALFVKEQFQLPHVIVYGNPDTRVERAAVCTGSGKSLMGDVIGKKAQVYITGDVDYHTAIDAVAQGVCVIDAGHYGTEYIFMEYMRRELAEKLPELEVGKMEVLHPCTVL, encoded by the coding sequence ATGAAATGTAAAGATATCATAGAAATTCTGGAAAGAGAATATAACCCGTCCTTTGCGGAGAGCTGGGACAATGTAGGCCTTCTGGCAGGGGACAGGGAGAGAGAAGTTAAAAGGGTTTTTCTGGCGCTTGATGTGACGGATGAAACCCTGAAAGCGGCCATTGATTTTAAGGCGGACATGATGATCACCCACCACCCCCTTATCTTTTCCGGTATGAAGCGTGTTGTGGCGGAGGATTTTATCGGCCGCAGGATCATTGGTCTGATCAGCAGCCATATCAGTTATTATGCCATGCATACGAACTTTGATATTCTGGGCATGGCGGATTTGAGCGGGGATTTTCTCAGGCTTTCAGATCGTGAAGTGCTGGAAGTGACCTTTGAGGAGGGGGATCGGAGAGAGGGGATCGGAAGGATCGGCTCTCTGCCAAAAGAAATGACACTGAGGGAATGTGCGCTCTTTGTAAAAGAACAGTTTCAGCTTCCCCATGTAATCGTTTACGGAAATCCGGATACCCGTGTGGAACGGGCGGCTGTCTGTACAGGCTCGGGAAAGAGTCTGATGGGAGATGTCATTGGCAAAAAAGCACAGGTTTATATTACCGGTGATGTGGATTACCACACGGCCATTGATGCTGTGGCACAGGGAGTGTGCGTCATTGATGCGGGACATTATGGAACCGAGTATATATTTATGGAATATATGAGACGGGAGCTTGCCGAAAAGCTGCCGGAACTGGAAGTGGGCAAGATGGAAGTCCTGCATCCCTGTACGGTTCTCTAA
- a CDS encoding tRNA (adenine(22)-N(1))-methyltransferase, which translates to MKNVQLSDRLRAVASLAAPGSRIADVGCDHGYIPIYLYLEGRIPGAIAMDVNRGPLLRAEQHIREYGLGKYIETRLSDGVKALAPGEADTVIIAGMGGPLMEKILTEGRSVLESVSELILQPQSEIGAFRHYLLEHGYRITAEDMVFEEGKYYPMMKVLHGEQSYGDETEYLFGRGLLDSRNPVLEQFLLKEQSSVEKIMGHLKKTDTKAGRERLSELEQELCYIKKALARF; encoded by the coding sequence ATGAAGAATGTGCAGCTTTCGGACAGGCTTCGCGCTGTGGCATCCCTGGCGGCACCCGGCAGCAGGATTGCGGATGTGGGGTGTGACCACGGCTATATTCCTATTTATCTGTATCTGGAAGGAAGGATACCGGGAGCCATTGCCATGGATGTGAACCGGGGTCCTCTTCTTCGGGCAGAGCAGCATATCAGGGAATACGGTCTGGGAAAATACATAGAAACCCGCCTCTCTGATGGTGTCAAGGCTCTTGCACCGGGTGAGGCGGATACGGTCATCATAGCCGGCATGGGCGGTCCCCTCATGGAGAAGATCCTGACAGAGGGCAGAAGTGTCCTGGAAAGTGTATCGGAACTGATCCTCCAGCCCCAGTCTGAGATCGGCGCGTTCCGGCATTATCTGCTGGAGCATGGCTACAGGATCACAGCCGAGGATATGGTTTTTGAAGAGGGAAAATATTATCCCATGATGAAAGTCCTTCACGGGGAACAGAGCTATGGGGATGAGACGGAATATCTCTTTGGCCGAGGCCTTCTTGACAGTAGGAATCCGGTTCTTGAACAATTTCTGCTAAAGGAGCAGTCATCTGTGGAAAAGATCATGGGGCATCTGAAAAAGACAGACACCAAAGCAGGCAGGGAGCGGCTTTCGGAACTGGAACAGGAGCTGTGCTATATCAAAAAAGCACTTGCGCGCTTTTAA
- the rpoD gene encoding RNA polymerase sigma factor RpoD — MEMNMAKFSEKLQELVELGKKKKNVLEYQEINDHFKEMPLDPDALDKVFDYLESCGIDVLRIPDSDEDVFIISDDDGINLDEEEEVDVENIDLSVPEGVSIEDPVRMYLKEIGKVPLLSAEEEIELAKRMEEGDEAAKKRLAEANLRLVVSIAKRYVGRGMLFLDLIQEGNLGLIKAVEKFDYRKGYKFSTYATWWIRQAITRAIADQARTIRIPVHMVETINKLIRVSRQLLQELGREPQPEEIAEKMDMSVDRVREILKISQEPVSLETPIGEEEDSHLGDFIQDDNVPVPADAAAFTLLKEQLVEVLNTLTDREQKVLRLRFGLDDGRARTLEEVGKEFNVTRERIRQIEAKALRKLRHPSRSRKLKDYLD, encoded by the coding sequence ATGGAAATGAACATGGCGAAATTCAGCGAGAAACTGCAGGAACTGGTGGAGCTGGGAAAGAAAAAGAAAAATGTCCTGGAATATCAGGAGATCAATGACCATTTTAAGGAAATGCCCCTGGACCCCGACGCCCTGGACAAAGTATTTGACTATCTGGAGTCCTGCGGTATTGACGTGCTGCGTATTCCGGATAGTGATGAGGATGTTTTTATCATCAGTGATGATGACGGTATCAACCTGGACGAGGAAGAAGAGGTTGATGTAGAGAATATTGATCTTTCTGTCCCGGAAGGCGTCAGCATCGAAGACCCTGTCCGTATGTATTTAAAGGAGATCGGCAAGGTGCCTCTTCTGTCCGCGGAGGAGGAGATCGAGCTGGCAAAGCGCATGGAAGAGGGTGACGAGGCAGCCAAAAAACGTCTGGCAGAGGCCAACCTGAGACTGGTTGTCAGCATTGCAAAACGTTATGTGGGACGCGGTATGCTGTTCCTGGATCTGATCCAGGAGGGGAATCTGGGTCTTATCAAGGCAGTGGAAAAGTTTGACTACAGAAAAGGATACAAGTTCTCCACATATGCTACCTGGTGGATTCGTCAGGCGATCACAAGGGCCATTGCAGACCAGGCACGTACCATCCGTATTCCTGTGCATATGGTGGAGACCATCAATAAACTGATCCGTGTGTCACGTCAGCTTCTTCAGGAACTGGGCAGAGAGCCGCAGCCGGAAGAGATCGCTGAGAAGATGGATATGTCTGTGGACAGAGTCCGTGAAATCCTGAAAATTTCCCAGGAACCGGTATCTCTGGAGACACCGATCGGTGAGGAGGAAGACAGCCATCTGGGAGATTTTATCCAGGATGACAATGTGCCGGTGCCGGCAGATGCCGCTGCCTTCACACTTTTAAAAGAGCAGCTTGTGGAGGTGCTGAACACTCTTACAGACAGAGAGCAGAAGGTTCTCCGCCTGCGTTTTGGCTTAGATGACGGAAGGGCCAGAACCCTGGAGGAAGTGGGCAAGGAATTCAATGTGACCAGGGAGCGTATCCGCCAGATCGAAGCAAAAGCACTCCGCAAACTGCGTCATCCCAGCCGCAGCCGCAAGTTAAAGGATTACCTGGATTAA
- the dnaG gene encoding DNA primase — protein sequence MYYSDDVIEEVRMKNDIVDVISGYVRLQKKGSSYFGLCPFHNEKSPSFSVSPGKQMYYCFGCGAGGNVFTFVMEYENFTFIEAVKYLAERAGVKLPEGEYSKEQRAASDLKTVLLEVNKKAASYYYYQLKQEGGRQAYEYLKNRELSDETIKNFGLGYSSKYSGSLYRYLKGKGYSDTILKESGLFSADERYGMHDKFWNRVMFPIMDVNNRVIGFGGRVMGDAKPKYLNSPETKIFDKSRNLYGLNIARRSRKNYLIICEGYMDVISMHQAGFTNAVASLGTALTSGHASLMSRYTKEVLLTYDSDEAGQKAALRGIPILREAGIKPRVVNLAPYKDPDEFIKAQGQEAFEKRLTEAMNYFLFEVQVMERQYDLADPEDKTEFYRAIAKKLLEFPEELERNNYMESISRKYQIRYEDLRRMVNNLALSGTAISAKPKTPVKERRREKKEDSRDASQKLMLTWLTSYPKMFDTIEGYIGPEDFTTPLFHQVAELLFEQHEQGDVNPAKLLNRFTDSEEQKEVTSLFHATLHLENDQERMRALRETVCRMKRDSIAHQSQTLAPTDIAGLQRLVEAKKHLEEIESGKVTLHISFD from the coding sequence ATGTATTATTCCGATGACGTAATTGAAGAAGTCCGCATGAAAAATGACATTGTGGATGTCATTTCCGGTTATGTGCGGCTGCAGAAAAAGGGCAGCTCCTACTTTGGCCTGTGCCCTTTCCACAATGAAAAATCACCCTCCTTTTCCGTAAGTCCGGGTAAGCAGATGTATTACTGCTTTGGATGCGGGGCAGGAGGAAATGTGTTCACCTTTGTAATGGAGTATGAGAATTTTACCTTTATTGAAGCCGTGAAATATCTGGCAGAGCGGGCCGGCGTGAAGCTTCCGGAAGGGGAATACTCAAAAGAGCAGAGGGCTGCCTCGGATCTGAAGACAGTTCTTCTGGAAGTGAACAAAAAGGCTGCCTCCTACTACTATTATCAATTGAAGCAGGAGGGCGGCAGGCAGGCTTATGAATATCTGAAAAACAGGGAATTGTCAGATGAGACCATAAAAAATTTTGGACTCGGCTATTCCAGCAAATACTCGGGCAGCCTGTACCGGTATCTGAAAGGAAAAGGCTATTCTGATACTATTTTAAAAGAATCCGGTCTTTTCTCCGCTGATGAGAGATATGGAATGCACGACAAGTTCTGGAACCGTGTCATGTTTCCCATTATGGATGTGAATAACCGGGTGATCGGCTTCGGAGGCCGTGTTATGGGCGATGCGAAGCCCAAGTACCTGAATTCTCCGGAGACGAAGATCTTTGATAAGAGCCGCAACCTGTACGGGCTTAATATTGCCAGAAGATCGAGAAAAAACTATCTGATCATCTGTGAGGGGTATATGGATGTGATCTCCATGCACCAGGCGGGCTTCACCAATGCGGTGGCTTCCCTGGGAACTGCCCTTACAAGCGGGCATGCCAGTCTCATGAGCCGTTACACAAAGGAAGTGCTTCTGACCTATGACAGCGATGAGGCCGGGCAGAAGGCGGCACTCAGGGGAATTCCTATTCTCAGGGAGGCGGGCATCAAGCCCAGAGTGGTGAATCTGGCTCCTTATAAGGACCCCGATGAATTTATCAAGGCTCAGGGACAGGAGGCTTTTGAAAAGCGGCTTACTGAGGCCATGAATTATTTTCTGTTCGAGGTCCAGGTCATGGAACGGCAATATGATCTGGCGGACCCGGAGGACAAAACAGAATTTTACAGAGCCATTGCAAAAAAACTGCTGGAATTTCCGGAGGAACTTGAGCGTAACAATTACATGGAGAGTATTTCCCGGAAATACCAGATTCGTTATGAAGACCTGCGGCGCATGGTGAATAACCTGGCGCTTTCGGGCACGGCGATCTCGGCTAAGCCCAAGACACCGGTAAAAGAGCGGAGACGGGAGAAGAAGGAGGACAGCAGAGATGCTTCCCAGAAGCTGATGCTGACCTGGCTTACTTCCTATCCGAAGATGTTTGATACCATAGAGGGGTATATAGGCCCTGAGGATTTTACTACGCCCCTGTTTCATCAGGTGGCAGAGCTTTTATTTGAACAGCACGAACAAGGGGACGTCAATCCGGCAAAGCTTTTGAACCGGTTCACTGACAGCGAAGAACAAAAGGAAGTTACATCCTTATTTCACGCAACCCTGCATCTGGAAAATGACCAGGAGCGCATGCGCGCTCTTCGGGAAACCGTCTGCAGGATGAAACGGGACAGCATAGCGCACCAGAGCCAGACTCTGGCGCCGACGGACATTGCAGGCCTGCAGAGACTTGTAGAGGCAAAAAAACATCTGGAAGAAATTGAAAGTGGAAAGGTAACACTGCATATTTCTTTTGATTGA
- a CDS encoding deoxyguanosinetriphosphate triphosphohydrolase has translation MNIREEMEQREMELLSPYAAHSRDSRGRDRYEEECDIRTVYQRDRDRILHCKSFRRLKDKTQVFLAPQGDHYRNRLTHTLEVSQTARTIAKALRLNDDLVEAIALGHDLGHTPFGHAGERALDRVCPLGFAHYRQSIRVVERLEKNGAGLNLTWEVRDGILNHRTSGSPHTLEGQIVRLCDKISYIHHDMDDAQRAGVITEDDIPITLRLLLGENTKERLNTFIHDIVDNSRGKDAISMSPEIEEGLRDLRNIMFQNVYLNPIAKEEEEKAENLVEALYGYYSTRPDKMSEEYKRLLEDGEEMNRVVCDYISGMTDQYSMEKFRDIFVPKGWSVY, from the coding sequence ATGAATATCCGTGAGGAAATGGAACAGCGGGAGATGGAACTTTTAAGTCCTTACGCTGCCCACAGCAGGGACAGCAGGGGCAGGGACCGTTATGAGGAGGAGTGTGATATCAGGACGGTCTATCAGCGGGACCGGGACAGGATCCTGCACTGTAAGTCATTTAGGAGGCTGAAGGATAAGACACAGGTGTTCCTGGCACCTCAGGGGGATCATTACAGGAACCGTCTGACCCACACCCTGGAGGTCTCCCAGACAGCCAGAACCATTGCAAAGGCTCTGAGGCTGAATGATGACCTGGTGGAGGCCATTGCCCTTGGACATGATCTGGGCCATACGCCCTTTGGACATGCGGGGGAGAGGGCACTTGACAGGGTATGTCCCCTTGGATTTGCCCATTACCGGCAGAGTATCCGGGTGGTGGAGCGCCTGGAGAAAAACGGCGCGGGGCTTAATCTTACCTGGGAGGTGAGGGATGGGATCCTGAATCACAGAACCAGCGGTTCTCCTCATACCTTGGAGGGACAGATCGTACGGCTCTGCGACAAAATTTCCTACATTCATCACGATATGGATGACGCTCAGAGGGCAGGGGTTATCACAGAGGATGATATTCCCATTACCCTGCGGCTTTTGCTGGGTGAGAATACAAAAGAACGGCTCAACACCTTCATTCATGATATTGTGGACAACAGCAGAGGGAAGGATGCCATAAGCATGTCCCCTGAGATCGAGGAGGGACTGCGGGACCTTCGGAACATTATGTTCCAGAATGTCTATCTGAATCCCATTGCTAAAGAGGAAGAGGAAAAGGCAGAGAACCTGGTGGAAGCCCTCTACGGCTATTACAGTACCAGACCGGACAAAATGTCCGAAGAGTACAAACGGCTGTTGGAGGACGGTGAGGAGATGAACCGGGTTGTCTGTGACTATATTTCCGGTATGACGGATCAGTATTCCATGGAGAAATTCAGGGATATTTTTGTTCCGAAAGGATGGAGTGTTTACTAG
- a CDS encoding deoxyribonuclease IV, whose protein sequence is MLTIGCHLSSAKGYEAMGREAVKIQANTFQFFTRNPRGGKAKEISPEDVERFLKLSEDQGFPCILAHAPYTLNGCSADEGIREFARNTMADDLKRMEYTPGNCYNFHPGSHVKQGVEAGISYIADMLNEILTAKQRTTVLLETMAGKGSEVGRTFEELREILDRVELSEKMGVCLDTCHVYDGGYDIVNDLDGVLTEFDRVIGLDRLKAVHLNDSMFGLGSHKDRHAKIGEGKIGFEAVKRIINHPKLRKLPFYLETPNDLEGYAGEIAMLKEAYIE, encoded by the coding sequence ATGCTTACGATCGGATGTCATTTATCCTCAGCCAAAGGATACGAGGCTATGGGGAGAGAAGCGGTTAAAATACAGGCGAATACCTTTCAGTTTTTTACCAGGAACCCCAGGGGCGGCAAGGCAAAAGAGATTAGCCCGGAGGATGTGGAAAGATTTTTAAAGCTTTCTGAAGACCAGGGATTTCCCTGTATTCTTGCCCACGCGCCCTATACATTAAACGGCTGTTCCGCGGATGAGGGGATCAGGGAATTTGCCAGGAATACCATGGCGGATGATTTGAAACGGATGGAGTATACACCGGGAAACTGTTATAATTTTCATCCGGGCAGTCATGTAAAGCAGGGAGTGGAAGCGGGGATTTCCTATATCGCGGATATGCTGAATGAGATCCTGACAGCCAAACAGAGGACCACAGTGCTTTTAGAGACCATGGCAGGGAAGGGCAGTGAGGTGGGCAGAACCTTTGAAGAGTTAAGAGAGATCCTGGACAGGGTGGAACTGTCAGAGAAAATGGGGGTCTGCCTGGATACCTGCCATGTGTATGACGGCGGATATGATATTGTCAATGACCTGGACGGGGTTCTGACAGAATTTGACCGGGTCATTGGACTTGACAGGCTGAAAGCCGTGCATTTAAACGACAGCATGTTCGGACTCGGGAGCCACAAGGACAGACATGCGAAGATTGGGGAGGGGAAGATTGGATTCGAGGCTGTGAAGCGGATTATCAACCATCCCAAACTCAGGAAACTACCCTTCTATCTGGAGACTCCCAATGATCTGGAGGGATATGCAGGGGAGATCGCCATGCTGAAAGAGGCCTATATAGAGTAA
- a CDS encoding sensor histidine kinase, with amino-acid sequence MKRKGIKSKILNHILSLILLSFLVIGAVCFYSAHIILKEQAVSGEKQKLEQYVQHVGYIQETTENLARLVALDKTVQGLFGKNTEDSFSRLRYKDDLERKLTEYMLSQIDCVCISILGDSMCYSKERTSYDFENAVWYQKFKESGSRTGFAPPGNIAVIKARYKVDVLPYILTCYDATGKSSEPVDIVVEIRKEQFAQETTIDDGLVQAFLLYDGYGNLLSEKGKSTVAYKELPELKENGNTVVTELDNGNILLVNGSMKGEWRCVAEISVQSMNRKIGDSLKFIPICMGITGLLLLIILYQDVDRITRPLHKLSAASKCIGEGNLDTRVEINTTDEIQELGDTINTMAENLQRYIKKSIAYEKDMVNMEIDRLMLQINPHFIYNTLSTISYMAEEEGNDRIARFSNAFIVLLQDTLRADTDNYFTTLQQEIKNVDNYVTLQKFKYEDKVEVFYEIPHELLECRVPNILLQPIVENALFHGIVPKTGPGMIIILAYHDKGRLCICVQDNGVGMEEENLQAVLQDKKLTTGTQRKIGVGNVRNRIQYIYGEEYGLEIKSILDVGTSVILRLPCEYEEKKENM; translated from the coding sequence ATGAAGAGAAAAGGTATTAAATCCAAAATATTAAACCATATACTGTCCCTGATCCTTTTGTCCTTTCTGGTAATTGGGGCTGTCTGTTTCTACTCGGCACATATTATATTAAAAGAACAGGCTGTCAGCGGTGAAAAGCAGAAATTGGAGCAGTATGTACAGCATGTGGGATATATCCAGGAAACCACGGAAAACCTGGCACGTTTAGTAGCCCTTGATAAGACCGTGCAGGGATTGTTTGGCAAGAACACGGAGGATTCCTTCAGCCGTCTGCGTTACAAAGATGATCTGGAGAGGAAATTAACGGAATACATGCTTTCCCAGATAGATTGTGTCTGCATTTCCATTCTGGGAGACAGTATGTGTTACTCAAAGGAAAGAACCAGCTATGATTTTGAAAATGCTGTATGGTATCAGAAATTTAAGGAGTCAGGCAGCAGGACAGGCTTTGCACCTCCGGGAAACATAGCTGTCATAAAAGCACGTTATAAAGTTGATGTGCTGCCGTACATTTTGACCTGCTATGATGCTACGGGAAAAAGCAGTGAGCCTGTTGACATTGTGGTGGAGATACGGAAGGAGCAGTTTGCACAGGAGACAACCATTGACGATGGTCTGGTCCAGGCTTTTTTATTGTATGACGGGTACGGAAACCTGCTTTCAGAAAAAGGAAAAAGTACAGTTGCCTATAAGGAACTTCCGGAACTGAAAGAGAATGGGAATACAGTCGTAACAGAACTTGACAATGGGAATATTCTTCTGGTCAACGGCAGTATGAAAGGGGAATGGAGATGCGTGGCGGAAATATCCGTACAGTCCATGAACAGAAAGATTGGAGATTCCTTAAAGTTTATCCCTATCTGCATGGGAATTACAGGACTGCTGCTTTTGATCATCCTGTATCAGGATGTGGACAGGATCACACGTCCCCTGCATAAACTGTCTGCTGCAAGTAAGTGTATAGGAGAGGGAAATCTTGACACAAGAGTAGAAATCAATACCACAGATGAAATTCAGGAATTGGGGGATACCATCAATACTATGGCAGAAAACCTGCAGCGGTACATAAAGAAATCCATTGCGTATGAAAAGGATATGGTCAATATGGAAATTGACCGGCTGATGCTGCAGATAAATCCGCACTTTATTTATAATACGCTGAGTACGATCTCTTATATGGCGGAGGAGGAGGGAAATGACAGGATTGCCCGATTTTCCAATGCGTTTATTGTCCTTTTGCAGGATACGCTGAGAGCAGACACAGACAATTATTTTACTACACTGCAGCAGGAGATTAAAAACGTGGATAATTACGTTACTCTCCAGAAATTTAAATATGAGGACAAGGTGGAAGTGTTTTATGAAATTCCCCATGAACTGTTGGAATGCAGAGTTCCCAATATCTTACTGCAGCCCATTGTGGAAAATGCGTTATTTCATGGAATCGTTCCCAAGACAGGGCCAGGCATGATCATCATTCTTGCATACCATGACAAGGGCAGACTTTGCATCTGTGTTCAGGATAATGGAGTGGGAATGGAGGAGGAAAACCTGCAGGCAGTTTTGCAGGACAAAAAGCTGACCACAGGAACACAGCGTAAGATCGGTGTGGGAAATGTAAGAAACAGAATCCAGTATATTTACGGAGAAGAATACGGATTGGAGATAAAGAGTATATTGGATGTGGGGACAAGTGTTATCCTCCGTCTTCCGTGTGAATATGAGGAGAAAAAGGAAAACATGTAA